In the genome of Croceimicrobium hydrocarbonivorans, one region contains:
- a CDS encoding ABC transporter permease — MNQWKAAWKSIRYRSLHHSLSVILLAISTGLILLLLNSRNSFEDSFRNNIKGIDMVVGAKGSPLQIILSSVYHIDPPTGNIPLDEYKKLIKHPLIEAAVPLSYGDNFRSWRIVGTDSNYAQWYSMQLAEGRGFQKSMEVVLGSAVADATGLQVGDTFEGSHGLNQEAEEHHHHPFKVVGIYQSSGTVLDELILCPTASLWDVHEHGDGPKEITAALIRFKSPMANIMLPRMVNEKTPMQAALPAIEVNRLFSLADSFVQFLNILAYLLIGIAALSVFLALFQGLKDDEPQFAFLRAIGSPPSRILKFILVKGLIIGLISFIIALILNIIAFQFIGTLVSPAYQLSTSEVLFNWNSIYTLLALIGVVIIASVLPAWHAYRINIIKTLAHA; from the coding sequence ATGAATCAATGGAAAGCGGCCTGGAAAAGCATTCGCTACCGAAGCTTACATCATAGCCTGAGTGTTATTCTCCTGGCTATCAGTACGGGATTAATCCTACTATTGCTTAATAGTCGCAATAGTTTCGAGGACTCCTTCCGCAATAATATCAAGGGTATTGATATGGTAGTGGGAGCCAAAGGCAGTCCCCTGCAAATTATCTTGAGTAGTGTTTATCATATTGATCCACCTACCGGAAACATTCCCTTAGATGAGTACAAGAAATTAATCAAGCACCCCTTAATCGAAGCTGCCGTTCCCCTGTCTTATGGCGACAACTTCCGTTCCTGGCGCATTGTGGGTACCGATAGCAATTATGCCCAATGGTACTCTATGCAATTAGCGGAAGGGCGCGGTTTTCAGAAATCCATGGAGGTAGTCTTAGGATCAGCTGTAGCGGATGCCACCGGATTACAAGTGGGAGATACTTTTGAAGGTTCCCATGGCCTTAATCAAGAAGCTGAAGAACATCATCACCATCCCTTTAAAGTAGTTGGGATTTACCAAAGCAGTGGCACCGTGCTGGATGAATTGATCCTATGCCCCACCGCATCTTTATGGGATGTGCATGAGCATGGCGACGGACCCAAAGAAATTACCGCCGCCTTAATTCGCTTTAAAAGCCCCATGGCCAATATCATGTTGCCCCGCATGGTTAATGAGAAAACACCCATGCAAGCTGCCTTACCTGCCATTGAGGTAAACCGCCTTTTTAGCCTGGCTGATTCCTTTGTGCAATTCCTTAATATTTTGGCTTACCTCCTCATTGGCATCGCGGCACTTTCGGTGTTCTTGGCTTTATTTCAAGGACTTAAGGATGATGAACCCCAGTTTGCCTTCCTTCGGGCCATTGGCAGTCCGCCCTCTCGCATTCTGAAATTCATCTTGGTTAAAGGCCTGATCATTGGATTGATCTCCTTTATTATAGCCCTTATCCTCAATATTATTGCCTTCCAATTTATTGGCACCTTAGTAAGCCCGGCCTATCAATTATCTACTTCTGAAGTCCTCTTCAATTGGAACAGTATTTACACCCTGCTTGCCTTAATTG
- a CDS encoding ATP-binding cassette domain-containing protein, with protein MILQSSELKYSYPTTETFSFPDIGINKGEAALLLGPSGSGKSTLLHLLAGLLSAQSGSVSIMGTDLKRMGEREKEKFRAQHIGLVFQRPFFLPYLNLEENLQLSARYQGSKVDQDWINHLFEQLQISHLKFKKPADCSLGEQQRASIARSLLQKPALILADEPSSALDDHNASKVGELLLSVVENFESALLVVTHDQRLKDRIPKSYSL; from the coding sequence ATGATTCTACAAAGTTCCGAACTAAAGTACTCCTACCCTACAACGGAGACCTTTAGTTTTCCTGACATCGGGATCAACAAAGGTGAAGCCGCACTACTACTAGGGCCTTCTGGCAGCGGTAAATCTACCCTCTTGCATTTATTAGCTGGATTGCTAAGTGCCCAAAGTGGTTCTGTAAGTATCATGGGGACTGATCTTAAACGCATGGGAGAAAGGGAGAAGGAAAAATTTCGGGCCCAGCATATTGGTTTGGTATTTCAACGTCCCTTCTTTTTACCCTATCTCAATCTGGAAGAAAACCTTCAACTCAGTGCGCGCTACCAAGGTTCTAAAGTCGATCAAGATTGGATCAATCACCTTTTTGAGCAATTGCAGATCAGTCATCTTAAATTCAAGAAACCCGCTGATTGCAGCCTGGGAGAACAACAAAGAGCTTCCATTGCGCGCTCCCTCTTGCAAAAGCCAGCTCTAATCTTAGCCGACGAACCCAGCTCGGCTCTTGATGATCATAATGCCTCCAAAGTGGGTGAACTCTTACTATCCGTAGTAGAAAATTTTGAAAGTGCCTTATTAGTGGTTACCCACGATCAAAGGCTTAAGGACCGAATCCCTAAAAGTTATTCGCTATGA
- a CDS encoding CoA-binding protein: MRTLVIGASPKPERYSNRALLMLHEHGFETEALGLRECTYAFGSIDAGFPKYEDIDTVSLYVGPKNQAVYYDYILALKPRRVIFNPGTENPEFYDKLDAAGIEYEQACTLVLLSTGQYDS, from the coding sequence ATGAGAACATTAGTCATCGGCGCAAGCCCCAAACCAGAACGCTATTCGAATCGTGCATTGCTGATGCTTCATGAGCATGGTTTTGAGACGGAAGCCTTGGGTCTACGCGAATGTACTTATGCTTTTGGAAGTATCGATGCCGGATTTCCAAAATATGAGGATATCGATACAGTAAGCCTGTATGTGGGACCTAAAAATCAAGCAGTCTATTATGATTATATCCTGGCTTTAAAACCCCGCAGAGTGATCTTCAATCCGGGAACTGAAAATCCTGAATTCTATGATAAGTTAGATGCGGCCGGGATTGAATATGAGCAAGCCTGTACTTTGGTTTTATTGAGTACGGGGCAGTATGATTCTTAA